A window of the Bacteroidota bacterium genome harbors these coding sequences:
- a CDS encoding insulinase family protein, whose amino-acid sequence MYRLLTVLASIVLLTACKSAAPLDTPPPEIIETPAPAPAQATAFAGDDIIPLDSNVITGTLPNGLKYYIRKNEEPSNRAELRLAVNAGSLQETDEQKGIAHFVEHMLFNGTERFPKAELVDFLERTGMRFGADVNAYTSFDETVYMLTIPTDSTEILEKSFDVLEDWAGAATMDHEEIDKERGVVVEEWRRSTQNASGRIQKEILPVLLHESRYEHRLPIGDTTILRNADYAEFENYYKTWYRPDLMAVVAVGDFDTARIETLIKEHFSNLQNPEAPANREVYGVPGHDETLYAIVTDPEYPFSTIQTYYKRQAQEFETVSQYRDLIVGRFFTTMLNQRLAEIARRPNPPFVNASVSKGGFVRSSVFHSVGAQVQDDRALDGLEAILVEAKRVRDHGFTASELDRQKRQTLRAYLRAYNERENSSSAGYASEYVSHFLEAEPTPGIEYEYELVQQILPEITLAEINGIAADFVAPRNRVIISTMPEKEDLFPPTEVELSSVFDKVENMTVDPWVDEVVDQPLLAELPKPGKIASREYNEDLDFTEITLDNGVRLVMKTTDFKEDEVRFSATSPGGISLVSDEDYFDASNASMLVSRSGVGPFDSNEIQKALTGKVVNVSPFISEYAEGFRGAASPNDLETMFQLIHLYVTASRMDSSALTTFQNQMEAYLPNRSATPQGVFQDSLVALLYDNHPRRSVPTIAMIREMDIAQSHAFYKDRFADVGDFLFTFVGNFDVEEVAELAQTYIGSLPTLARNDQWQDSGIRLPEGNLSLDVRKGIADQSQVLLVFHGPLEYNREVRHQVRSMVDIFNIKLRESLREELGGVYSVNAQAAVIEMPNPHYQVSVNFTCDPARVDELVAAVFDQVELLKTEGPTQDELDKIKEQQRRNRETQKETNSFWVSVLEFHYTHENEDLLNILTYEEMIEALDADAIKAAANQYFIEDRFIRAELNPEAAASGDAGQ is encoded by the coding sequence AGACGCCGGCTCCTGCGCCAGCACAGGCAACTGCGTTTGCAGGAGACGACATTATCCCGCTCGACAGCAACGTGATCACGGGTACGTTGCCAAACGGGCTGAAGTATTATATCCGCAAGAACGAAGAGCCCAGCAACCGCGCAGAATTACGACTGGCTGTAAATGCCGGCTCCTTGCAAGAAACAGACGAACAGAAAGGGATTGCCCACTTTGTTGAGCATATGTTATTCAATGGTACTGAGCGCTTCCCTAAAGCAGAACTTGTCGATTTTCTGGAGCGCACGGGCATGCGGTTTGGCGCTGATGTAAACGCCTATACCTCGTTCGATGAGACGGTATATATGCTCACCATTCCAACTGACAGTACAGAAATCCTCGAAAAGTCTTTTGACGTATTGGAAGATTGGGCAGGCGCGGCAACCATGGACCACGAAGAAATCGATAAAGAGCGTGGAGTCGTTGTTGAAGAGTGGCGCCGCAGCACCCAGAATGCAAGCGGACGCATCCAGAAAGAGATCCTTCCGGTTTTGCTGCATGAATCACGTTATGAACACCGCCTCCCCATTGGCGACACAACCATTCTTAGAAATGCCGATTACGCTGAGTTCGAGAACTATTACAAGACCTGGTATCGGCCAGACCTGATGGCGGTTGTCGCTGTTGGTGATTTTGACACCGCACGCATCGAAACATTAATCAAGGAGCATTTTTCGAACCTGCAAAACCCCGAGGCGCCGGCAAACCGCGAGGTGTATGGTGTGCCCGGGCACGATGAAACGCTCTATGCTATTGTCACGGACCCGGAATATCCGTTTAGCACGATACAAACCTACTACAAGCGACAGGCGCAGGAATTCGAAACGGTATCGCAGTATCGAGATCTGATTGTGGGACGCTTCTTCACAACCATGTTAAACCAGCGCCTCGCGGAAATAGCACGACGCCCCAATCCTCCTTTTGTAAACGCAAGCGTATCTAAAGGGGGGTTTGTACGCTCTTCTGTTTTCCATAGCGTTGGTGCCCAGGTGCAAGATGATCGCGCACTGGATGGACTTGAAGCTATTCTTGTAGAAGCCAAGCGCGTGCGGGATCATGGGTTTACAGCTTCAGAGCTCGACCGACAGAAGCGGCAAACCCTGCGGGCCTACCTGCGGGCCTACAACGAGCGTGAGAACTCGTCTTCTGCCGGCTATGCCTCTGAATATGTATCACACTTCCTCGAAGCAGAGCCGACACCAGGCATTGAATACGAGTACGAGTTGGTGCAGCAAATTTTGCCCGAAATCACACTGGCAGAAATTAACGGCATCGCTGCAGATTTTGTCGCACCACGCAACCGGGTTATCATCTCTACCATGCCAGAAAAGGAAGACCTCTTCCCCCCTACTGAAGTGGAGCTTTCCTCTGTATTCGACAAGGTAGAAAACATGACTGTCGATCCCTGGGTCGATGAAGTAGTAGACCAACCCTTGCTGGCTGAATTACCTAAGCCAGGCAAAATAGCTTCCCGCGAATACAATGAAGACCTCGACTTCACAGAGATAACACTCGACAACGGGGTCCGCCTTGTTATGAAAACGACAGATTTCAAAGAAGATGAAGTCCGGTTTTCTGCCACAAGCCCGGGTGGGATCTCCCTGGTATCCGATGAAGATTACTTCGATGCATCAAATGCCAGCATGCTGGTTAGCCGGAGTGGTGTAGGCCCCTTTGATTCAAACGAGATCCAGAAAGCACTGACCGGCAAAGTGGTCAACGTCTCCCCGTTCATCTCAGAATATGCAGAAGGCTTCCGGGGTGCTGCATCACCCAATGATCTTGAGACCATGTTTCAGTTGATCCACCTGTATGTAACTGCATCGCGGATGGACAGCTCGGCACTGACAACCTTTCAAAATCAGATGGAAGCCTACCTGCCCAACAGGTCTGCCACACCGCAAGGCGTTTTCCAGGATTCGCTGGTTGCCCTGCTATACGACAACCACCCGCGACGCTCAGTGCCTACCATTGCAATGATCCGGGAGATGGATATCGCGCAGTCACACGCATTTTACAAAGATCGGTTTGCAGATGTTGGCGATTTCCTGTTCACCTTCGTGGGTAACTTTGATGTGGAGGAAGTTGCAGAACTCGCGCAGACCTACATTGGTAGCTTACCGACACTCGCGCGTAATGATCAGTGGCAAGATTCCGGCATCCGCCTGCCCGAAGGTAACCTCTCCCTAGATGTCCGAAAAGGTATAGCAGACCAAAGCCAGGTACTTCTCGTATTCCACGGACCACTCGAATACAACCGGGAAGTACGCCATCAAGTACGTTCCATGGTAGACATTTTCAACATCAAACTCCGCGAATCTTTGCGAGAAGAGCTTGGTGGTGTGTACAGTGTAAATGCACAGGCTGCTGTTATAGAAATGCCGAACCCGCACTACCAGGTCTCGGTCAATTTCACCTGTGACCCGGCACGCGTTGATGAATTGGTTGCAGCCGTCTTCGATCAAGTTGAGCTGCTCAAAACCGAAGGCCCTACGCAGGATGAGTTGGATAAAATCAAAGAGCAACAACGCCGAAACCGCGAAACGCAGAAAGAAACCAACTCTTTCTGGGTGTCTGTGTTGGAATTCCACTACACACACGAAAACGAAGACTTGCTGAACATCCTTACGTATGAAGAGATGATCGAAGCACTTGATGCGGACGCAATCAAGGCAGCAGCAAACCAGTATTTTATCGAAGACCGATTCATCAGGGCAGAACTT